The Aminipila terrae nucleotide sequence TTATCTCCAATTGCTGTCGTCTGATGATAATCCGATTGAATTTCCCTTGTAGTTCCATCAGAATTTAATTCAAGTCTATAATCGGCCCCCATAGTAGCTCCGCCTGAATGATAATATAACATAGCCTTACCATTTTCTTCGTAGAAGCAATGCCTATCATAATCTTCTTCAGAATATAAATCTTTTTGCAGCTGATACAATTTCTTTACCTTAGCGGTGTTGGAAAGGGGTGCCTGCATGATTCCACCTGTACTATTGTCATAATATAAATACCCACTTTTTACCATTACACAGGTACTCTTTCTGCCTGCATAAATGCTATATTGATTTTCATTTGCTCTATCCTTTGGAAGGGAAATCTGTTGAAGCTTTTTATTTTTTGATTTTATAACCAGACCATTTTTTCCATCAAAACTATAGTCCCATCCAAACTGTTCCACACTATACTTCCAGGTCATAGGAAAATATGTGATATCACGGAAGGAGAGAAGCGGATACTGTTCCTTACTGTTATCTACTGCTTTTCCATTGACCTTAATGGGAAAAGTACAGATTGTTGCAGCATAGCTCTTGCCGTTCCTAGAAGAAGAAATATATGGATTATATGCTGCCGTCACCCCCGTGGCATCCACCAATAATCCTTCTTTATTACCCTTCCAAATGGATTCAATCCCAAGATACCTGCAATCACTATAGGTCATAGGGAAATAAGTAATGTTATTGTAAACAATTAATGGATACTTGCTGTAGTCATTATTAACTACCTCACCGTTCATAGTAACCTTAAAATTAGGCAATGTGATGTTTACGTTACTGCTCTGCCCACCATATACTGGCATAGCCATGCTCATAACCATGGCTAAAGTTAATATGGCCCCCAATACTTTTCTTTTCATATTACTCCTTCTTTCACTATCACTTTTTTATAGTTCATAGTACCTTACTAATTTCACTGAGAATATCAGCAATTGCTCTATCCCCGTAATATGTAATGGACAAGACCTGTTTTCCTTTACATACGGAAACCTTCTTCTGCCAACTGTCATCACTGATGTAGACGGCATCAAAATCATCATATTCTATGCATTTGATATCTTCACTTTTTATAAAAATGCTGTCCATACATAACTCTCTGGCTAAGGGCTTTGCAAGAGTTCCAATTGTCACTTTATAATAATGGATATTCATAAAATGATATTGAACTCCCTGTGTTGCCATATACTGCTTTGGTGCCAGTAAGGTATGTCTTATGGTAGCATAATTTTCTTCACCCGCAGTTTTTTGTAAGGGTAGGATTTCTTTATTGAAGTTATAATCTTTTTCTATATTCTGCATCATCACAACAGGCATCACTTTTCTAACTTCGTTAATAGGGTAATGTGTATTTTCAGTATAAAAATATTTTAAAATAGAAATGCCCAGTAGGACACAAAACGTAATTGTTAAAATAGAATTTAGATGTGATTTTTTACTTATCTGGTATGATACATAAGATTCCCCCGTTAAATAATACTTTTTATTTTTTATTAAGCTTCTGCACTCTGTTAAATAGTTTATTATCTTAACCATATAAATACTGAGCAGCGAAAGAGAAAATATGCTTGAGATTTCCATAAGTCCCTGTAAAAACACATCCCGTACTAACAAAAGGTTCAATCCAAAAAGAAGCATTGCAGCCAATTTCCCCACATACTTTCTAACCAGCTGCCAGTTAAACCACTTCCTTGCAAATTCAGTCATTTCAGCATCTAACCGAGGTTGTGTATACGCATATTTCCTATTGGTATAAAACAGATAATACTCTTTGTAGCTTTCCACAAAAATAAAGCCTTGGTGCTCTATGTTTCTAATCTGCCTTTCAGCATTTTTTTCGGATATTACAACAAATTTATAGGTTCTGTTCTGTGAATGATCTTCTACAAAGCAAGCATAATCCAAAGCAAAATACTTTATAATCATACCCTTTGACGCCTGGTCATTCAGCCACAGTTCGTTCTCCCTAAACATGGGAAGGCTGCTCTGCCAGTTTAGTGTCTTTTCTTGTTCATCTGCCATATTTCCATCCCCAACAAAACTCCGCACAAAAAAAGATAAGCCAAAATGACTTATCTGCATTTATATTTTATCAGACTTATATTTCAATACTTCTACTGCTACTGCAAAAAAAGCGTACATTTTAATCTCCGTTTCCCCAAACTTTAAAATCCCCTGATACACTCTTATATTATAATATAAATTGGTAATATATTCAAGTTAAATTCTTCTTTTTAATCGATTCCTATAGAAGCAACTACTACTTCACCACAATAAGGGCTTGCTTCCTTTAAACGGTGTACGGGCTTGAGCCTGTGAAATGCAATGGTGTAATCTGCTACTACCGTATCCGCATCTGGTTCTCCTACATCTCCATTTAATCCAGTGGGAATATCCAAAGCAAAGACCATCTTTTTTGTATCGCTCTTAGACCCGTCATTTATCAGCTTGGCACAATCCCTTACCGTTTTCTGAAAGCTGCCGTGAAAACCTGTACCATAAATGGCATCCACTACTATATCTGCAGCTTCAACAATTTCAGGAATATCTTGAAAATATGCCTTCGCGTCTATAACAGGTATTCCTCTTCTAAGAACGATATTTGCATTTTTTATAGCATCTTCCGTCTTTGGCTGACCATCTGCCATAACTACAGTTACGTTCATTCCCCTGACTGCCAGTTCTCTTGCCACTACGTATCCATCTCCCCCATTATTGCCCTTGCCACAAAATATGATTGCATCATTTATACGATTTTCAATTTTCTGTGATTTTTCTACAATGAATCTAACAGCTGCATTTCCGGCATTTTCCATCATTTTATAATAACTTAATCCCGCTTCATTGGCTTGCTGCTCAATCTCTTTCATCTGTGTACAAGTAACAATATCTAAGTATTGGCTTACATAACCTTCTTGGTTTTGATGCTCCTTAGATTTAAGCACTTTAACTCCCCCTGTCTTTTTTTGATTATTGCTCATGGGTTTCTTCCTGCTGCCTGGTCATCTCTTCCAACTCCTGCTGTTTTTTCATGGCTTCATATATACCAGCTTTTACAGCCTTTTTAATGATATAATAAGCAATAAAACCTATAACCACAATATTAACCAGCAGCAAAATAAATGGCATTATTGTTCTCATATTTCTTTTCCCTTCATTAGAAAACATATACGGATTAAAAATCCAGAATTTCTCTTTCTATTTTTTGTATATCTGCCTTGGATTGTTACAATAAATAGTTGTTCGTTGCTCTAATTTATCTTAAATTGTTAAAATATGCTTCTTCCAGTATACCATAGGAGTAACATACTAAGATACCTTAATATTTAAGGTTACTGATGTTTAATTATTTTTTTTTATGCTTGTCTATATAAACATAAACCAGTATACCAATCAATAGAACTGGCATAAAGGGAAGAATTCCCGTAACATCAATTAAATTTAAATTTCTTTCATCTAAATAGCACATAAGACCAATTGTAAAAATAACTAACAAAACTTCTTCTATATAATCTGATTTCTTCATATAGCCACTTCCTTTCAAATATATGTTATTACTACCAAAATTTATTTCAACCCTTTAAGCATGAAATGTTGTATAGGCCACATGAAATGTGCTTTTATAAATGAAATTCCCTCATACCATTTGTTGTTTATTGCACAATAAAAAAGAACATTGTACAAAGCTCTGCCAAACTAATAAAGTCTTTCACTCTGACAATGTTCTTATATTCTCTTAATTTAAACTATCGAATAAAGTTAGTAAATACCTTTTTTTCCCTTTCAGGTTCTTTTACTGTTTCTTTCCCGCTTTCAACCAGCTTCATCAGCCAGGCCATGTTTTTTCCCAGTACGCCCATAATCTGCTTGCCTTCTTCATCCCCGCTAACTTCTCCTGGTGCCGTTCCGTGTACTACATTCCAGTAATTTGAATTAGGCATAAGCATTTCTGAATAATGTATATAATTGTTTAACTGGTTAAAGGTAGCAATGCCCCCAGTACGTCTGACTGCCACTACTGCTGCACCAACCTTGTGTCTTAGCAGTCCTGCATTGCTGGCAACATAAAAAGCACGGTCCAGGAATGATTTCATCGTACCTGCTATTGCAGAATAATGAACTGGGGATCCTAAGATAATCCCATCTGCCTCCTTCATTTTCTGAACCCACATATTTACTTCATCGTCTATAACACACTTTCCATTTTTTGCACATGAATTGCAGGCAAGACATCCCCGTATGCATTTATTTCCTACATGTATGATTTCAACTTCTATACCTTCTCTTTCAAGTTCTTGTGCAACCATCTTTATGGCGTGATAAGTATTTCCTTCCTTTTTAGGACTTCCATTAAATGCAACAACTTTCATTATTTTTACCCTCCATTTTTATAAATTAAAATCTCCGTTTATCTTCTGACTACCATCTGTCAAAATGTATTCTTTCTCTTTTAAATCTGGTTTCAACCTTTTTATCCTCGTCCGGATACCCTATCGGTATTATGGAGAGAGGAATTACCCCTGAGGGCAGATTTAAAAGCTGCTTTAGTCCATTTATCCTGTCTTCTAAAGGATAAACCCCCAGCCAGACAGCACCTAAACCCTTATCCTCAGCCGCAATTAAAATGTTTTCTGTGGCAGCGGAACAATCCTGTATCCAAAAGCCTTTATACTTTTCCTTTGCCTCATCGCCACAAACTACAATTGCTACATCTGCATTTAACAGCATCTGGGAATAAGGGTGTATCTCCGTTATTTTTCTCATAACATCCTTGTCTCTTAACACGATAAACTCCCAAGGCTGCTCATTTAAGGCAGACGGTGCCGCCATACCTGCCTTTAATAGTTCTTCAACAATTTCATCGCTGATTTTAATATCTTTATATTTTCTAATGCTTCTTCTGGTCAATATTGCATTCATATATAAAACCCTCCTTATTGAAATTTTACATAGCTTATGATACCATTATATAAATTAAGTTTTATTATAACAAGTACGCACTATTATGTATTATAGTACCTTAAAAGATACTGTGGAGAGAATAAAAATGAGTTCAAACTGTAATTTACAATTAAAAAATAAAAATTATACCTGCACCTTTGAAATCACCATTGATTTAATCGGGGGCAAATGGAAACCCGTCATTATCTGGCATTTAGGCACAAAAGGTACCCTTCGTTTTAATGAATTAAAAAAGCTTCTGCCACATATTACTCAGAAAATGCTGACGCAACAGCTAAGAGAACTGGAAGCAGATAATTTGGTTTTAAGAAAAGTCTACCCTCAGGTTCCACCCAAAGTGGAATATTCACTAACTGATTTGGGCCATACTTTAATGCCTATTCTTAGTATGATGTGCAGTTGGGGAGATGATTATTATAAACAGTTGAAGGCTGATTTACAGCAGACAATGGCTGAATCTGAATAAAAAAGCCATGCAAAGAATTATTTCTATGCATGGCTGTGTCTTTCTTTATTCTTCTCTACTTTAAGCTGTTCATAACACTATACCCGCTGTAATCAGGTATCAGGCCCAATCTCCAGATTGAAATTCCATTTATGCCCAGCATTCTGGCCAGCGCTGCTTTCTCAAATACGCTTTGCTCATTCTCATACCATAAAAATACTTTTTTGCCTTCAGAGTTTGTGTATTTTATGTATGGGTTACGATAGACTGCAGAAAATCCTTTTTCCGTTCCTGAAGCACTCATCCACTTATATACGGATTCTGTGTTTGCATGGAGTGGAGCAGTTGAAACCAGTTTTCCATCATCTGATATTTCCCATCCCACAGTTGCAAAGCTTATTGCCAGTACGATTTTACTTTTGTCTGCCACACCTGTTGAACTGTCAGTAATAGCTTTCAGGGAATAATACACACTTCCAATAGGTGTTAAAGCAGTGTTTTTATACCAGTCTGTTCCCTTATATCCGTCTAGTGAGGTTGGGTTGTAATCATGAGCCATTAAAATCACTTTATCTGCCAGTTGACCAATGGTTCTGTAATCAAACCCATCAAAATAGGTGCTATTATAAAGCACAGGTTGTACTGTCACATAAAGGGTCTTATTTTTTGCTTTAAGCTGGGTTGAAAGATCCGTTAAAAATGAGTTAAAGCCCTGTTTAACATCAGAACCTTTTAATCCTTCAAAATCGATAGTTACACCACTATAAGGATTTTTTCCGATTGTATCATAATTCCGGTTTAGTTCCGCCATTATTGCATCCACTGCAGCTTTACGTTTATCCCCGCTAAGAAGCATATCTTTGACTCCATCTGAAGTGTCCATATAGACCCCCAGATGTGCCTTTGTTTTATTTCCTTCCACATAAGAAATAACATCTTCATAGCCTGACGGAATTTTAAACTCGTTACTTCCTTCACTTCCTGTGTTCAGCCACACACCTTTAGAATCATTGACCATAGCACTCCATCCAAAAGTCACAGCATCCATTTGGCTCGTTAAATCCTTTTGAGCATAAGATGAAATAGCATAAAAACTATGTAAGAAATCTGTTTTTCCATAATATTTTGCATAAACTCTCGACAGCATTGCTGCTGCTTCCTCACGTTTTGCAGTATTAGCCGGTGCAAAAGAATTTGGAGAGACTCCAGTAATCATTCCTATATCGTATGCTACACCGATATACCCTTTATCGGAGGTTACGTCAGTAAACTGTAAAGCAGATGATTCTGCAACTTTTGCAGCACCAGAAAGTCCCAGAGCTTTTACAAACATTACCGCCATTTCTTCCCTTGTGATTGGGGAGTCAGGTAAGAAACTTCCTGTTTTATCAATAGCGCCGTTGGTTAACGCAGTTTCTATGTATGAATAGTACCATTGATCTTTTGACACATCAGAAAAAGAAGGCTGCACTGGTTTTACTGTCTGCCACTTCATCATATTACATAAAATAGTTGCAAATTCAGCTTTTGTAATGGTTTTGCCATAGCCGAAATTTCCTTCTGACTGTCCTTTCATCAGACCATATCTGCCTGCATCAGCAATAGACTGAACGGCCCAGCTGTCTGCTGGTACATCTTTATATGAAGCATCCGCAAACGCTGGTAATGCAGGTGTGACCATCACAGTCAGCATGATGCTCATTAATAGTACACTTGTGAATTTTCTTAAAATACTTATCATATTCGTATTTTTCCTCCTTTGTTTTCCATATTTTTTATTATGCTCTTAAGCTGTTAAAATTTCAATCCGCATTTTTTAAAGTATGCCAAATAGTATAAATCCCACAGTATTAATAGAAAAATTTGCAAACATATGTACAAACCAGGAATTATATATGTTACCCTGTTTTTCATTCAGCCAGTCAAAAAGTAACCCTGCTGCAATAAGGGCTGCCAGTAAAAGTAAAAACAATCCGAAAGAAAACCAACCAGTCATCATAGCTACATGATAAGCCCCAAAAGCTGTTGAACTCACCAGATAAGCGGGATTTCTGCCCACTAGCTTCTTTAGATTCATAAACACAAAACCTCTGAAAAAAAATTCTTCTAAAAGTGAGTTTACAAGTGAAATATAAATTGCAACGTACACAAAATTTGCTTTATTAACTCCTACATTTTCATTTAAGGCTCCCGTAACTTTTGAAAAGTCAAAAAAACCCCCAATGGTAAAATAGCATAACAGTATAAATGCATAAACTCCTACGCCCATTGATACAGCATAAACCATTTCCTTTGGTCTGAAAACGAATAAGGATTTAAGATTAATATTCTTATTTCTATAACTATAATAACATGGTACTATCATAAAGGCTATGATCTTTAATGCTGACTTTACTGCATATCCAGGCTGCCAGAGTGCATCTACAAATCCCATGAAGAAACAGCTCATCACCATAATAACAATAATGCCACTGTAGCTCTTCCTTAATTTAAAATCCAATGCTTACCCCTGTTATTCCTTGCCAGTTCTTTAATCACTGACCACTCATTTATTAGTTTTTCCAGAGAGTATGCCGCATTGGCAGGACTAGTAGAAGGCAATGGCGTGATTTCCCGTCCTGTCTTAGCCTTTCCAAATTTATTATATACTTTTTCTGCGGTTTTTCCATTGGCGAAGATTTTTTCTACAGGACAATAATCCAGAATAATATTAAAATCTGCTGCCTTTACATCTCTGATGCTACTATCACTGGAACCTTTTATCTCACAGCTTTCAATTACGTCCCACACTGCAATTCTGCATTGATATAGCAATGCTTTTTTCTCTGAAATGCTTTCCGGCACAGGCATCCCATAAACTCCAGCCATAACTCTCCAGAATCTGTTTTGAGGATGTCCGTAATAAAATCCATTTTCCCGGGACTTTACTGAGGGCAGACTTCCCAGAATCAATATTTGTGAATCCTTATTATAAACAGGCTCAAAAGGCTGTGTTATTCTTTCATATTCCGTCATTTTCTGTTAACCCTTTTTCCTGTCTTATGATTTCCTCAAGCATTTCCCATACTTCCATCATTTCTGGATCCTTCCAGTTATCTTCTGCTTCCTTAAGTAATTTACCTGCGACCTC carries:
- a CDS encoding CPBP family intramembrane glutamic endopeptidase; translation: MDFKLRKSYSGIIVIMVMSCFFMGFVDALWQPGYAVKSALKIIAFMIVPCYYSYRNKNINLKSLFVFRPKEMVYAVSMGVGVYAFILLCYFTIGGFFDFSKVTGALNENVGVNKANFVYVAIYISLVNSLLEEFFFRGFVFMNLKKLVGRNPAYLVSSTAFGAYHVAMMTGWFSFGLFLLLLAALIAAGLLFDWLNEKQGNIYNSWFVHMFANFSINTVGFILFGIL
- a CDS encoding NAD(P)H-hydrate epimerase, with amino-acid sequence MLKSKEHQNQEGYVSQYLDIVTCTQMKEIEQQANEAGLSYYKMMENAGNAAVRFIVEKSQKIENRINDAIIFCGKGNNGGDGYVVARELAVRGMNVTVVMADGQPKTEDAIKNANIVLRRGIPVIDAKAYFQDIPEIVEAADIVVDAIYGTGFHGSFQKTVRDCAKLINDGSKSDTKKMVFALDIPTGLNGDVGEPDADTVVADYTIAFHRLKPVHRLKEASPYCGEVVVASIGID
- a CDS encoding winged helix-turn-helix transcriptional regulator; the protein is MSSNCNLQLKNKNYTCTFEITIDLIGGKWKPVIIWHLGTKGTLRFNELKKLLPHITQKMLTQQLRELEADNLVLRKVYPQVPPKVEYSLTDLGHTLMPILSMMCSWGDDYYKQLKADLQQTMAESE
- a CDS encoding nitroreductase family protein; amino-acid sequence: MNAILTRRSIRKYKDIKISDEIVEELLKAGMAAPSALNEQPWEFIVLRDKDVMRKITEIHPYSQMLLNADVAIVVCGDEAKEKYKGFWIQDCSAATENILIAAEDKGLGAVWLGVYPLEDRINGLKQLLNLPSGVIPLSIIPIGYPDEDKKVETRFKRERIHFDRW
- a CDS encoding flavodoxin family protein; the protein is MKVVAFNGSPKKEGNTYHAIKMVAQELEREGIEVEIIHVGNKCIRGCLACNSCAKNGKCVIDDEVNMWVQKMKEADGIILGSPVHYSAIAGTMKSFLDRAFYVASNAGLLRHKVGAAVVAVRRTGGIATFNQLNNYIHYSEMLMPNSNYWNVVHGTAPGEVSGDEEGKQIMGVLGKNMAWLMKLVESGKETVKEPEREKKVFTNFIR
- a CDS encoding DUF2812 domain-containing protein; its protein translation is MADEQEKTLNWQSSLPMFRENELWLNDQASKGMIIKYFALDYACFVEDHSQNRTYKFVVISEKNAERQIRNIEHQGFIFVESYKEYYLFYTNRKYAYTQPRLDAEMTEFARKWFNWQLVRKYVGKLAAMLLFGLNLLLVRDVFLQGLMEISSIFSLSLLSIYMVKIINYLTECRSLIKNKKYYLTGESYVSYQISKKSHLNSILTITFCVLLGISILKYFYTENTHYPINEVRKVMPVVMMQNIEKDYNFNKEILPLQKTAGEENYATIRHTLLAPKQYMATQGVQYHFMNIHYYKVTIGTLAKPLARELCMDSIFIKSEDIKCIEYDDFDAVYISDDSWQKKVSVCKGKQVLSITYYGDRAIADILSEISKVL
- a CDS encoding S-layer homology domain-containing protein, which encodes MISILRKFTSVLLMSIMLTVMVTPALPAFADASYKDVPADSWAVQSIADAGRYGLMKGQSEGNFGYGKTITKAEFATILCNMMKWQTVKPVQPSFSDVSKDQWYYSYIETALTNGAIDKTGSFLPDSPITREEMAVMFVKALGLSGAAKVAESSALQFTDVTSDKGYIGVAYDIGMITGVSPNSFAPANTAKREEAAAMLSRVYAKYYGKTDFLHSFYAISSYAQKDLTSQMDAVTFGWSAMVNDSKGVWLNTGSEGSNEFKIPSGYEDVISYVEGNKTKAHLGVYMDTSDGVKDMLLSGDKRKAAVDAIMAELNRNYDTIGKNPYSGVTIDFEGLKGSDVKQGFNSFLTDLSTQLKAKNKTLYVTVQPVLYNSTYFDGFDYRTIGQLADKVILMAHDYNPTSLDGYKGTDWYKNTALTPIGSVYYSLKAITDSSTGVADKSKIVLAISFATVGWEISDDGKLVSTAPLHANTESVYKWMSASGTEKGFSAVYRNPYIKYTNSEGKKVFLWYENEQSVFEKAALARMLGINGISIWRLGLIPDYSGYSVMNSLK
- a CDS encoding DNA-deoxyinosine glycosylase: MTEYERITQPFEPVYNKDSQILILGSLPSVKSRENGFYYGHPQNRFWRVMAGVYGMPVPESISEKKALLYQCRIAVWDVIESCEIKGSSDSSIRDVKAADFNIILDYCPVEKIFANGKTAEKVYNKFGKAKTGREITPLPSTSPANAAYSLEKLINEWSVIKELARNNRGKHWILN